Proteins encoded by one window of Diachasmimorpha longicaudata isolate KC_UGA_2023 chromosome 20, iyDiaLong2, whole genome shotgun sequence:
- the LOC135171423 gene encoding neural cell adhesion molecule 2-like encodes MHETDVTFGPTMITFQLRILKTRCVSHHLDDALFMSVLYLWIVGSLCVKDIPISHVIAVEGDDTYLPCDISTSDEDDSVHLVLWYREDLDASVYSLDARGRDFGIAERWSDNAVFSNRAYFLPDEKPARLAVDKIREDDGGIYRCRVDFKKGQTRNSKVNLTVIVPPQEIVITDENGVTRTSQVGPYLEGSDMELHCDVYGGKPSPTVAWYRNKQIFMDKSEMIQPGIIRSTIIIKNLERRDVYTELTCGATNHNKSTLLSATVTVEMNLDPLDVNILNANKPLSANKHYELTCETYGSRPPATITWWWNGEHLKSSHDTTTHDANITKSFLSFTPSKGDTGRRLSCRAENRELSMGPIEDEWVLQVNYKPETRIQLGTSLNRNAIREGTDVYFDCLIKAQPAVYKVEWRHQGRTLHHTISQGIIISNQSLVLQGVERKSAGNYTCVGFNTEGDGVSSPFHLDIMFAPTCRPNQTKIHGVGKQEKANISCQVEANPPEVEFRWTFNNSAESIDVAPGHIVKTGVSSVVSYTPMKELDYGTLLCWASNVIGGQQVPCVYHIIPAGHPDMVHNCSTHNTSTSSFTVRCSEGFNGGLQQSFLLEVRESHNQVVRVNLTSAVPQFSVSHLNPGMLYQACVYAFNEKGRSEPMVVQAGTLRLPEKQLTTDPGKSRDRPRHHVKLTPMLSVMIGVVAALVIVAVIVIVVLRIQNGNPDDQGKPHLEEHQKKTKSVPIQRELRFREVCSLITEEKHVSTAFVKSLEASGDEGDDKNPDIIPQVVSSGGEEGQIEFVRKHRMQAVSTIDTSPSRPRCSVMEEGSGTCGGGGGGGNYVGYCTIRSGMPLREMSAGKHKSFQPMMTSDPVYGTGVCTLPRQHWPSHGNSQGISMTNMTMNSPAVLYTGLGIVGRGCPSATIMTKDMDTVRAPGPRLATIQTSKESNTTMTMTQVTKRESSV; translated from the exons ATGCACGAGACTGATGTGACATTCGGTCCGACGATGATCACATTCCAGTTGAGGATTCTGAAGACGAGGTGCGTCAGCCATCACCTGGACGATGCACTTTTTATGAGTGTACTGTATTTGTGGATTGTCGGATCGCTCTGCGTCAAAGACA TCCCGATATCCCATGTGATCGCAGTGGAGGGTGATGACACGTATTTACCCTGTGACATATCGACGAGCGACGAAGATGACTCGGTACACCTCGTCCTGTGGTACCGAGAGGATCTCGACGCATCGGTGTACAGTCTGGACGCCCGAGGGCGGGACTTTGGTATCGCCGAGAGATGGTCGGACAACGCGGTCTTCTCGAATCGAGCGTATTTTCTGCCGGACGAGAAACCGGCGAGACTCGCTGTCGATAAAATACGAGAGGACGACGGTGGCATCTACCGGTGCCGTGTCGACTTCAAAAAGGGACAGACGAGAAACTCCAAAGTTAACCTCACGGTTATAG TTCCACCTCAGGAAATTGTGATAACCGATGAAAATGGCGTCACCCGAACCTCTCAGGTTGGGCCTTATCTCGAGGGCAGTGATATGGAGTTGCATTGCGATGTTTACGGTGGTAAACCCAGTCCCACTGTCGCCTGGTAtcgtaataaacaaatttttatggataaaTCGGAGATGATTCAGCCGGGAATCATCCGGAGTACGATTATCATCAAGAATTTGGAGAGGAGAGATGTTTATACGGAGTTGACGTGCGGCGCTACGAATCACAACAAGTCAACGCTGTTATCCGCTACTGTGACAGTTGAGATGAATT TGGATCCACTCGACGTAAACATACTAAACGCCAACAAACCCCTCTCCGCCAACAAACACTACGAATTAACCTGCGAAACCTACGGTTCACGTCCACCCGCAACAATCACCTGGTGGTGGAACGGTGAACACCTTAAAAGTTCACACGACACAACCACCCACGACGCCAACATCACCAAGAGCTTTCTCTCATTCACCCCGTCCAAGGGTGACACTGGCCGTCGGCTGTCGTGTCGGGCCGAGAATCGTGAACTATCGATGGGCCCTATCGAGGACGAATGGGTCCTACAAGTGAATTACAAACCCGAAACGAGAATTCAGTTGGGGACTTCCTTAAACAGAAACGCCATTCGCGAGGGGACCGACGTCTACTTCGACTGCCTCATTAAGGCCCAACCGGCTGTTTACAAGGTCGAGTGGCGTCACCAGGGCCGGACCCTTCATCACACCATCTCCCAGGGCATCATCATCAGCAATCAGTCCCTGGTACTGCAGGGAGTGGAGAGGAAGAGCGCAGGTAATTACACCTGCGTTGGGTTTAATACGGAGGGTGATGGGGTCAGTTCACCCTTCCACCTGGACATCATGTTCGCCCCCACCTGCAGGCCCAATCAGACGAAAATTCATGGTGTCGGCAAGCAGGAGAAGGCCAACATATCGTGTCAGGTGGAGGCTAATCCACCGGAAGTCGAGTTCAGGTGGACGTTCAACAATTCCGCGGAGAGTATTGACGTAGCACCTGGACATATCGTCAAGACTGGAGTGTCATCGGTGGTGTCCTACACACCAATGAAGGAATTGGATTATGGCACCCTGTTGTGCTGGGCCAGCAACGTCATTGGGGGTCAGCAAGTCCCCTGCGTCTACCACATAATTCCTGCTGGACATCCTGACATGGTACACAACTGCTCGACTCATAATACTTCGACGAGTTCGTTCACCGTCAGGTGCAGCGAGGGCTTCAACGGCGGTCTCCAGCAGTCGTTCCTACTCGAGGTGAGGGAGAGCCACAATCAGGTGGTCAGGGTCAACCTGACGTCAGCTGTTCCCCAGTTCAGTGTCAGCCATTTGAATCCTGGAATGTTGTATCAGGCGTGTGTCTACGCCTTCAACGAGAAGGGGAGGAGTGAACCGATGGTCGTTCAGGCTGGCACCCTGAGACTACCTGAAAAACAACTGACGACTGATCCAGGTAAGTCCAGGGACAGGCCCAGGCATCATGTGAAGTTGACGCCCATGTTGAGTGTCATGATTGGTGTCGTCGCGGCACTCGTCATCGTCGCTGTCATCGTCATTGTCGTCCTCAGGATTCAGAATGGAAATCCTGATGATCAGGGGAAGCCACATCTTGAGGAGCATCAGAAGAAGACGAAGAGCGTTCCCATTCAGCGTGAGCTCAGGTTCAGGGAGGTCTGCAGTCTGATAACTGAGGAGAAACACGTCAGCACGGCGTTCGTGAAGTCACTGGAGGCGAGTGGTGATGAAGGGGATGATAAGAATCCCGATATCATACCCCAGGTGGTGTCGAGTGGGGGTGAAGAGGGACAGATTGAGTTTGTGAGGAAGCACAGGATGCAAGCGGTGTCGACTATCGATACGTCACCATCGAGGCCGAGGTGTAGTGTGATGGAGGAGGGGAGTGGGACttgtgggggtgggggtgggggtggaaaTTATGTTGGGTACTGTACGATCAGGAGTGGTATGCCGTTGAGGGAGATGTCGGCGGGGAAGCATAAGAGT TTCCAGCCCATGATGACATCAGATCCTGTTTACGGCACCGGTGTATGCACCCTACCCCGCCAACACTGGCCCAGTCATGGCAATTCTCAGGGTATCAGTATGACAAACATGACCATGAATTCACCAGCTGTTTTATACACTGGACTTGGAATTGTCGGTCGTGGCTGTCCCAGTGCTACCATAATGACAAAGGACATGGacacggtgagagcaccaggACCACGTCTTGCCACCATTCAGACATCCAAGGAGTCCAATACCACCATGACAATGACACAGgtgacgaagagagagagctCAGTGTGA